A window of Chrysoperla carnea chromosome 3, inChrCarn1.1, whole genome shotgun sequence genomic DNA:
tattaaatttgtcttAGAGGCTTGAAAAAGACTCAAATTTGGCCGAAACGTTGGCAAACCAAAAATtaacaatcaaataaaatttatttgtgtccTACATTCCCAAGAAATCCAAAAATTGACTTAAAACACTGGCCTTAAGTATTCCGGGCATTAAATAAtctaccaaaaaatatttaaattggtaATATTTGCGatgttgtaaaaatttgtatggcctccatttattagtaaatatttataatattcagttaactttcattattattcaaactagagacaaaatttatcaataatgttggtaaattttaataacttcaacatatattttttgtcgtttaataaaattttaaaaataggaccaaaatgtttatgtaaaattaaaacataaaatgtagaTGTGCAACTTTCTAGTTGAACGAAaaagataatgaaaataatcattttattggaAGAATGATTCTAATTTACAGCATAACGAACAACAAACTGTGCTGTATGATCTGGTACGTTACATATAGTATAGGAGCTGACatgcatttttatgtaaaaaaaatccaacCGTTTGATGATTAGGTTGTAGCCTACAGAACAAcactctttttgttaaatgattaacaGATACTTGAAACTTcctgagtggcttccttttcgcgagtctaccaaactttctccctatgactttttttgaaagtgctgcgttttcaaatgagcatgataaggAGTTTGTGgaacactatgaccacttgataacattaataaatattaaacaattcagcaaaaaatACTTAAGGATAAGCAAAATATTGGACTCCCAAACTCCCCAATTATCCGAAAACGGTGGGTTTCTCAATCAAGTGCAGAGGAATCAAAAGTCTTGTCTTATCTCAATCTATAAACTATCAGAACGTTAAGATTtgacataaaaatgtatattagcTCTTAGACTAATAAAACAACATGACTTCACTTAATTGCTAGCATAAAACTTTCTAATTACTATCAATTTTACTATGTTTTAGaagtaataattgaaaataaacgcTTTTATTATTGCATATACTATTTTGATAGTAAACTAATTACTATTACTATCTAGTACTACTAAATGTCCATGTtactaataaattaacaaatagtAGCATACAGCGTTTCtattatgagaaaattttaatttgaatgaatagtATATACAGGGGTGTTAGAAAAGTAcggcagaaattttttttgtatcgttaCTTTTCTTTCTATTACTAGACTTTCTATGCAAAGTTCTTTACATATAAATTAGAATTTCGAACTCAATTTCTGTCGAGTccacgataaaatatttttaataaaagttgaacaatttcctaatttaaagttttaataaaatcggttcatccgttgacagctacgataccacagacctAGAAATGAAAGAAGCAATAGCTTGAGAATTATTTACAGATATCCCGTGAGAACTGTAAAGAATCGAATTTTTATGTTCCCAAAACTTCATTGATGTTCGTATGTACTCAAGAAATAAgcctaaattattatattataattagaattaattataaattgttaatcagttaataatttatacgattaattattaaaatatgtttgtgcTTTTAaagagttaattatttaatcgaTTGCCAGaagattttatgtttatatcaGTCATTcgaataaataatgtaaaattaaaaaaactgtatagTTGATCGTAtacaaaatactaataaaaagaaGTAGACGAAATTAAtcagttgaatttttttattctttaaaacacTGGTTAACATTTGCTGacaatttcttagaaatattaatttacataaagttaaattaagaatttagttaatttaagtgaaatttataatgttaaaaaatgaaaatatattaaaaattttattgatatggTTTGCTTTCAATTAACAACAATAATTAGTGTGGTTTTgctaatttaacaataatttgtcCACAGACGCTGCTCAATTATATTCGCTATCCTAATACATTGTTGATACAAACTGcttaaaagtaagtttttttttttaatttttactaacaaaattatgtatatatctaGATAATCTTACCTGAAAACACTAGCAAATTACTCGAAAAATTAGTTTcttcaagaaaatgtttcaaacacaaaTTTGGTGAGAGAAAGAGGGGAGTTTATTGTGttgatatacaaatttttcgggtacggaatcctaaactcgcacttgaaacatagccaagaatactcttcattaaattacctatcaaacgtaacaaaatcaaaatcggttcttctgttgaagcgctacgatgccacagacagacggactgatacacacacatagcggtcaaacttataacaccccttgttttagttcgggagttaaaaatgcatgataaataatccattttttttttaataaaaataattatcaaaaatcattaCCTTCCCAATTTTGAAATTCGATCTATTATAAAATTGCCATGCTGTAACAAAAAGTTCGGAATACTTTTGTGTCAGTATCTCCAAGTCTATCTAAAGCTCATTACAAAAGTTTCTAAATTTAAGTAGGatattttttgtgataattaaCTGATAGgataataataaagataaggGAATTGTTATCATAAAAAGATAAAACGAAATTAATATTGCGTTTTATTCACTGCAATGAATATTCTTTTCTTTGCGTAAAACTGGCCAGatgaaaaaatttgcattttttatccaaattgtgATTTTGTTGATAAGTAATTTGgttaattaaaatctaaaagaaATTCTTCAAAATCTGTAAGGGTTACGAACTTTGAAACTGAACTTCTAAGCAATCCCTTATGAGGTAACTGCTGAGAACCAAATAACTGGGGGCTACTAGATaactaaaaatttagaattttatgtaATGATTTGTTGGTAATGGGCTGTAATTATAatgaacataataaatattaaataataaatataaatatactttgttttaaacaaatctaTCTATATCTGTAAATGATatcgaatattttataaacactagAGGATTTTATCACTTCTGATAAAGGTATACGTCTGTTCATAATCATATATTTCTATAGATACTAGAACCTACTCATTAAGTTTTGTtccattacatttaaaaataatatgtattttaaattgtttaatttctaaagtgtttttcaaaattttttttttcttttattaatttcatatatcaaatatctattcatattttttaaacaaataagatttgttatgaattttttagttggtaagtttattttatcaaattccaataTTGACTGCTCTCTATTCACTATTCAAGTTCAGAAATAGTTACATTTTGGGATAAAGCATTTCTTATGTAACTGTAAACAGTCCTCGTTGATGCATCTAGCAATCTAAACTTAAAGGggtcaatgaaaatgaaaatcagtTTCACAGAaacgtccaaaaaaaaaaatccaatgagTCATTTAGGCATAGTTAATAAACTTAATTCCCCAATAAACTTAATTCAATCCCCCAATTCTGGGTTAATTAATACCAGACTAATATTTCAATCCTATATTGacatcgattaaaaaaatacttttactttTATAGATGAAGCGTCGTGACGATATGCAGGTAAACGTAGCTGGACTACGCCGGTGGACAAAAAATATTGCCCATAATTATTCAAATGCTCAAGTAAAAGTACGTGAAGCGACCAGCAATGATCCATGGGGTCCGAGCAGTACACTTATGGCAGAAATTGCCGATTTGACTTATAACGTTGTGGCCTTTACAGAAATTATGCAAATGGTATGGAGAAGACTGAATGATCACGGTAGAAATTGGAGACATGTATATAAAGCACTTGTTTTACTGggtaacaaaatttatgttttggaaaattattcaaaatctatacctaattaaatgtattttttagaatatttgattaaaactgGCAATGAAAAAGTTGCTCAACAATGTagggaaaatatttttgcaatacaaacattaaaagattttcaatatttagaaGAAGGGAAAGATCAAGGTTTGAATGTTAGAGAAAAAGCGAAACAATTAGTATCTTTATTAAATGACGAAGAACGATTAAGAAATGAAAGGGCACGAGCTTTAAAAGCAAAAGAACGTTTTGCACAAAGTGCAAGTGGTTTCGGTAGTGACGGTCAAATTGATACTCCAACAAGTCCAAAATATCCAGCTGTAAGTatccaatattaatttaaaaaattgttttttttttttcaaaaataagtttcaaaagAATGGGATCCACGGCGCAGCGATTTAACGAAATAAATCTCGATATATCTcggtttgtttttgttaaactataaaataccttcaagatttagatgattttaaatcaataaatcatCCTAGAAACATATCGTGACATGTAGTCAAGTTCTAATGGGTCCATTTTTAAAGAAAGTCAAATTAACTGTTTtgggaaagaaaatttttagtttcatttttactcaaaacaatatttgtaaGAACTTTTAATATTCTAATGTTATTGCTATgatgtttttttagtttagagGACAATGGGATAGTTCCCCTAGTTCAGGTTCAGTTCCTGCTGGTGAATTGGAAAGTGCTAGACCACAAACTGCCGGAGAAGAagaattacaattacaattagcCTTGGCAATGTCACGAGAGGAAGCGGAACAAGACGCGGCACGACGTCGTTCAGATCAAGTTCGTTTACAATTAGCATTGTCACAAAGTCAAAATGATTTTCAGTAAGTAAATTTGTTCAATCAAATGCTTATaactcttttaataataataattttaaattttagacaaCCAGAAGAACCTAAAAAAAGCCATATGTTAGATTTATTAGATGTAAATTTAAGTGATACGGCCAGTGCAGCATCTACAGATCCTTGGGGTTTACCTATACAGCCTCCACCTCAGCCGCCTAGACCAcaggtaaaattttgtttaagatcaatgcatgttttatttttattttatttttttttaatgcatgaGTTTTTATGTCCACATTTAAATCCATAGTCTTTggatattgattattattacgatTCTTTGGTAAGTTTTATGATatgcttttatttaaacaatatttaaaattacaactatggagggtagagataaggagaacggtctcttttaaaactttttttgatctGACCCCTCTGTTCAAAGCTAGACTCAAGAAAATCGAAATATCCATGTTCATTTGACGGATACTTTCATACACGGAGATGGTCTTCTTAGCTCTACCCTCCATTAGTTAAACTAATTTAAGGTAGTAgggcaataataatttataaattgaacttaatagctatttttaaaaattaatttatatgaatttattgaaattttttagactGATCCTTGGAGTGTGACATCAGGAGGTAGTACTTCACCTACACCAGCCGATCCATGGGCACCAGTAACATCGGTAACACCTGTACCTCAAGCAGATCCTTGGCAAACATCTTTATCAACCAGTAATTTAACAACTGCAATTTCATCACAACCAACAAAAAAAGATCCATGGGCACCAACAATCAGTCCACCCAATATTAGCCCGTTAAGTGGTACATTATCAagcaataatatttcaaattcaggTGTTACCAGCCCAATTTTAGCGGGATTAGGAGGCGCAACAACAACATCTAATACTGGAGTTTCATTACTTAGCCCTTCATCAGATTTAGatgaatttgatataatttcaaATCGAAATACTTCAACAAATGgcaattctaataataataaggtttGTATTTAATTCTGGGCAATTCTACAAATACATTGGCTAAATAGAAACTTGAGAttaaaatatgcatttaattCTAGCAAACAAACGGTACTTCAGATCCATTTGATTTGGGTTTACTTGGTGATACGTTACCTACAAATAATACTACTTCATCATCAACTGGTGCTACGAAAAAAACACCTCAATCATTTCTTGGCGAAAATTCATCACTTGTCAATCTCGATAATTTAGTAACATTGGGAACAAAACCACCTGCAAATACAAATACAACAGTATCACCACCATTTAATCCATTTGCCGATACAATTCAACCTAGACCAACAATGaatcaaattaaacaacaaCCATTTACTATGCAACCTGCCATACAAGATCCATGGGCACCAGTAAATACAACGACGTCACAAAATCAAACACCTTGGATGAAACCTTTTGATCAACCGAatccatttttttcataaccAGGTAAATAATCAGTAGCGATTGtagatttaaaatcatttatcgtTCATACTATCATTTCAAAGAactgatttcatttaaaatacgtTCAAAATAATTCCTTCTCCTTTATGAGTTTATTCTGCAGaataacgatctgcagtcaataactgAACGCCCTGTATACAGAGATGATTCTTCTTATCTCTGCCCACAACAAGAACCTTCATGATTCtgtatttaatatcattttcgtGTTTCctcaatgtatttttattgaagCAATCTCAACCATCacaacatataataaaatataaataacttttatttctttttcaggcgtttaataaattgaaagtaaaataaaaatcaaaaataaaaacaaaaatgataaaagtatTGTAAACGTCCATATTTTTATTCGGTAAGGGCactgatatatatttatatatatatttgtagatTGGAAAATTtccatgaaatttatttttaatataatttgtattagtaatatattattattttattattatatttaggatatttgtgtatatttattaattattctttacaacgtatataatatatattttacaattatatatataatatataaataatacattgactgtatatcaataatattattttttaaataatacaaaattcattaattaatattaattcataGTTCTTATAATACAGAACGAgccattttaaatgattaactTATACAAAATTGTGCATTTatcattgttttgtttattttattgttaattcagAACTTTATATTCATCACAttgtgttttttgttatttatttagaaatttttctatcAATACGGTTAAGGTTATGATTGTTTTGTTCGTAATTGGAGTTATAATAGCACTGTAGCTCCGAAAAAGGCCAATTAGagccatatttatttattaagactTTGTTTAATATGGAAAGGTAGGTTCTTCTTATGAAATGTTTCTCGATTTTGATAATtacttagtttaaaattttcacgtTTATATTTAGAtaggaaatataattttaaagaaaaatttgtatgcattgttatataattgaaaaagagTTGTATACGATTAAAGTGGATGAAATGAGTAATGACCATGTAGGGGAAAGTGTTAAAATATGATCCCGCGTTGTTTTAACTGAACCATTAAACCcatctattatatttttctatagtgATCAAATTAATGGTTGAACAAAGACATATTGCGATGTTTTCGCCGGTTAGTTTTTTTACTCTTGGCCTcggttgacttttaataatattataacacattttaatAGGCGGCGGTATTCAAATATGTTGTTACGGGTAAAATAATCCCctttatattgattaaaatgatccttattttgtgtgtaatatTATAATCATGTGGCGGGTCTTGAAAGTGttgatttagataattttaccagtgatttttgtgtttaaactaatcgttgatgcaatgaaAAAGAAAGCGTCTACGCGAGGATTTCTCCCAGGATTGATAGATCTAAGGACCCAAACATAGTTGCCTTGTTTTCACATACATGCCAACAATTGTCCGGTGAATTTGATGAGCCGACAAATATTAGCAATTCCAAAAGAgtaaacttttcgaaaaattattattctaacaGCACTGAgtattttcctaaaaaataagactaaaaaaactattaaacaatTTCAACGCACTTAACAAgacaagttaaaattaattaaatgatgtactaaattataaaataattatttgaatcttTAACTTGGCTCTTCCTGTATAATAACACCTTCGAATTAGTATAGATTCAAATGTggtgtaatttttatacataaaaaggattttaaaaaaaactgtgcaatttttaataataatgttcttGATTTGCTATTTCTTACAATAAATTAACTTGATTCTAAGGATACTAAACTCATATCGTTTGTTTTCCTAGTACCTAAATTAAATTAGAGTAAGTTCATATCTTTTATAATGTTCCATCACTTATCATACTCTTAagcataaaaatattcaaaaggtCAACTACAATCCATCCTAACATCGAAATTCTGCGTCAAATAAACATCTGCAATGTTagttaatttatgaatatttatcagAATTAAACAAGGTCATATCGTGGGGAATAGTTGAGGCACAAATACTGTGTAACTGTATTTGGTTTATACAGACACAAAGGCTTCGTATCTACACACGCTACCGCTTAGACAGAAGTTAAGAAAGTGATTTTTGAAGCTAAATAGATCAAATTTACCTATATTTCATTCAGTCTTACCCAGTcatcttaatattaataatttgcaataataaaatttaataactcaGTCGATACAATCAGCAATTCTTTCACTGTTTTTACTCGATGTAGATATTAGACAAACCACACAGTAAActtaaaatgtgttataatcCAAGAACCGGTGACACATTTAGAGCACGGTTTTGACCCATCTAATTATCtagtgtgatcatttcaaaagtcttaataactcttgacctgatgtgattattgagTGAAAGcatgtcgatttagatatcgacacataattttccttaattttacCTTGCGCAGTACATGTCCCACCAGTGAATGCCAGTGAAACTAATCGTTCTCTATACAACTAACATAGACGATACTTGTATGCTATATAACTAGATGGGTCAGATTCTTCCTCTAAATTTGCCACCAGCTCGGACTATTATGACGATCATACCAATCAGAATTTAATGTTCATagatataaattgtttattgaataataactcttaaatatatttaactgcTAACAcgcctaaaatttttataactttaacaAGTTGTTAACTTTCTACGGAGAATAATTAGCTAAATCATATTGATGATTGTGTGATAGAAATAATTGCTCTTGGAATTggcacaaatttgaaattttgtttatgattgTTCAGTTGTTGTCGGAAGTGTTTCACATTActgtttacaaattaaattcat
This region includes:
- the LOC123294542 gene encoding epsin-2 translates to MKRRDDMQVNVAGLRRWTKNIAHNYSNAQVKVREATSNDPWGPSSTLMAEIADLTYNVVAFTEIMQMVWRRLNDHGRNWRHVYKALVLLEYLIKTGNEKVAQQCRENIFAIQTLKDFQYLEEGKDQGLNVREKAKQLVSLLNDEERLRNERARALKAKERFAQSASGFGSDGQIDTPTSPKYPAFRGQWDSSPSSGSVPAGELESARPQTAGEEELQLQLALAMSREEAEQDAARRRSDQVRLQLALSQSQNDFQQPEEPKKSHMLDLLDVNLSDTASAASTDPWGLPIQPPPQPPRPQTDPWSVTSGGSTSPTPADPWAPVTSVTPVPQADPWQTSLSTSNLTTAISSQPTKKDPWAPTISPPNISPLSGTLSSNNISNSGVTSPILAGLGGATTTSNTGVSLLSPSSDLDEFDIISNRNTSTNGNSNNNKQTNGTSDPFDLGLLGDTLPTNNTTSSSTGATKKTPQSFLGENSSLVNLDNLVTLGTKPPANTNTTVSPPFNPFADTIQPRPTMNQIKQQPFTMQPAIQDPWAPVNTTTSQNQTPWMKPFDQPNPFFS